The following nucleotide sequence is from Bacteroidales bacterium.
ATAGCTTCATCATAAACTTTTACATTAGGATAATCTAATAAAGAGCTTAACACAAAGAAAGGTAATCCTGCACGAACAGCTGTACCGCAATAAAATACAATAGTCTTATCAGATGTTATTCCGGCAGCATTTAACATATTTACTATTTCCTCATTAGATTTTAACACACCACCTTCTTTTCCAAAACTTTTCCACTCTAAATTAATAGCACCGGGGATATGACCGGGACTTTTACCATCGGTACCCATATATTCTTTTGGAGCACGAGCATCAACAAAAAGTACATTAGCATTTTTTAAATTAGCTTTTACCCATTCAGTATCAACAAAAATTGAAGCGTCTGTATTAGCTGTAAAATTAGCTTTACTAGCTTTTGTTGGTGCAGGAGTAAGTGGTATACGAGCTGCACGCCACGCTTTCATATCTTTTTGTAGAATTTTCACATCGGCAACACCCATATATTTTAAAATCCAATACATGCGTCCGGCATATTTATTATTCCCATCATCATAAACAATAATGGTATTGGTATTAGAAATACCATGATCGCCTAAATATTGAGCAACATCAGCAGCAGGTTTTAAAACACCTTCCGGTTTACCTTCTTTGGTAAGTGCTTTTAAATCGATATTAATAGCATTACGCAAATGTGATACTCTGTAATTTTTAGCCGATTGTACAGATATAACTTTAACGTTTTTATCCTTAGCGGCTTTAGCATATCCTTTAGCATCGAATAGTCCTTGAGCAAATAAAGAAGGAACAAGGAAGAGAAATGCTAGAATAAGGCCATAAATTTGTTTTGTATTTTTCATTTTTTAAGCTTTTAAAAAAGGTTTTCCAAAAAAACCTCTTGAATTATATATTAAAATTTAACTTGTAATTGCAGTACAAAAAAATCGTTTTCTACCTCATGCCAATCAGCTAAAACAGTATCGGAACTTTCCTCGGCTTTGTACACATAATTTACTTGTAATCGTGTCCACTCATTAAAGTAATAGTTAAAACCAAAAGTCCAGTCTTGTTGTTTGTTAAAATCAATATCGGCATCAGGATCATAAGATTCAAACTTTATTACAGGTTGAATATTCCACGGTGTTTTATAAAGAGCTTGTACGAAAAAACCGTTCTTAACAAAATCTCCGACAACTAATGTTGGTGTTGATCCACAACCACCTCCAACTAAAGTAGAACCTTGGTCATTGCCGTTGATATATTCTGCCTGTATAAGGAAATTCTTCTTTTCCACGGAAATATCAAATCCATATCTTTTCCGAACATCATCGTCCATAGTTGGGTCAGAAGGCTTTAAAGTACCGTATTTATAACTAGCACCAATGCTTATTCCGGCAAGAGGAGAGAAAATAAGGCGGGCAGTATAATCTTTGCCTTTATTGTTATCCTTTAAATTCATGCCAGTTCCATTTGTATAAGCAAATTTCCAAGCCAATACATTCGTGTTTTTTAAACCAAATAATTCTTTATCACCTGTGCCACCCCAAATCATAATACCTAGATCGCGGAAAGGACTGGCCAATTCGCTTACTACACGTGAACGATTAACAGTATTTAACGACTGACAAGGCGTTAATAATTCTAATCCGAAAGGGGTTTTAAATTGTCCCATGGTTATATTAATCCAAGGGGCTAATCGTTTGTAAGTCATAAAGGCATCAAGCAAATAGGGGCCGCCTTTTGTTGGGCTAAATTCCGTCATTACATAATAAGAGAAGTCGTAAGGAATATTTCCAACTACACCTAAGCGTGCGCGATTAAAATAAAAACTGTTTTCGGCTTTTAAGCCGTTAATTGGGCTAACGCCATCGCCAAGGAATTGATGTTCATATTGACCTTGAATATATCCAACAACCTGTACTCCGTCGTCGGAAGAAGCTTCCATACATCCTTGAGCGAAAAGCCCAGCAGGAGCCATAAGAATAGTTAGTAATATTATTGATAGAATCTTTTTCATTTTATTTAATTTTTAATTGTTATCAATTATAAAAAACAGTTTATTATTTAGATGCAACTAAAGGGTAACCTTGTGCTTCTGATGCACTCCATTTGTGTGATCCTAAAGCGTCATAAACCATACCGTTAGCACCAAATTTTAGACTTAGCGCATCGTATCCAATTACATTTAAATAGGCAGTAATCATAGAGGATGTTTGACCAGTCCAGCAATAAGTAACTATTTGTTTAGAAGGATCTAATTTATTTATTTCACCATTTTCAATAGTAAGTGGACTAATACGGTGAGCACCTGAAATATGTCCATAATGCTCAACATCGGTAGCAGCCCAGAAATTATTGATAAAATAGTTGCTTGGTGTTGTTAAAACATCGGCATTAGTTGCACCTTTAAAACCGTTGGTTAACATATAAGTAACACGTTCAGCAAGTATTCCTTCGCCTGTTGTAGAAGCAGATGAGATGCTTGGGCTATCAAAAGTAGCATCAGCAGCTAAAGCTCCAGGAGCAGCAGTCCAATTAGAACTTGTAGTTCCTGAATTTCCCGTGTTTGTGTTCCAAGCACCGGCAAGGCTAATGTCCCAACTACTCATTCCCCATTTAAGAACTTTAGCATCAGGATAACCACTTAAACGAAGCGCAACAACTGCGTGCGATGCGGTTTGTCCGGTATAACAAGCAACAACAATTGTTTTTCCAGCAGCATTTTCTGCAGCAGTTACAATATTACCAAGTGTTGAATTAACCGCACCATCAATGTGACCCGCATTATAATCACCTTCACCACGAATATCAATTACATAATAATCGTTAGTTGCATCAGCATCGGTAAGTTTTGTATACACATCTGTTGATGTTGTAATCCATCCGCTTGCAATAATATCCGACAAATCCATATCATTAGCCACAAGATAATCTGTAAGAATTTCTTGGGCAGGAGCACCACTTACAACAACAGGATAATCACGAGTTTCAGCATCAGTCCATTTATGGGCTTCTAAAGAAGAGTGAATTAAACTATTTGCACCAAACTTTAAGCTGTATGCATCATAACCTAAAACGGTAAGATAAGCAGTAATCATGGAAGACGTTTGACCTGTCCAACAATAGGTAACAACGGGTTTTGAATAATCAAGGTTGGCATATTCGCCTCCAGCAAGACTAAGAGGAAGAATATTATGCGCACCTGTAATATGACCATAATGCTCAATATCGGCAGGAGCCCAATAATTATTGATAAAGTAGTTGCTGGGTGTGTTTGCTACTGTAGCACCAGTTACTCCTTTAAATCCACCAGAAAGCATAGCGGCAACACGTTCAGCTAAAATAGCAGCACCATCAGTAGCTGTAGTTGTGTATTGAGGATCGCCGTGATTGTTGTTTCCGACAATATCTCCAGGAGCAGCAGTCCAGTTAGCAGCACCATTGTCTCCAACGCCACCATCCCATGATCCTTTGTAAGCAGAATTCCATCCAGCCATTCCCCATTTAAGGACTTTGGCTGTAGGATAACCACTTAAACGAAGAGCAACAACTGCATGACTGGCAGTTTGCCCGGTATAACAAACCACAAGAATAGGTTTACCACCGGAGGAGCTTGCTTGATTGAGTAGAGTCTCTAATGTTGCATTTACAGCACCAGGGATATGCCCTCCATCATAATCGGCAGCAGAACGAATATCAATAATGTAATAATCGTTGGTATCATCACCATCGGTCATTAGAGTATTCACAGCGTCAGCTGTTGTAATCCAGCCATCCAAGATATTTGGTAAGTCCATATTATTGTTTACCAAATAAGTTTTCATTGTCTTGAAACTTAAACTTGGATCTACATCCGGAGCATCAGGCTTATCCTTTTTACAGGAATTTAGTGCGAGCAAGGGAATAATTAATAACCCAAGCATTAATTTTGTAATCTTTTTCATAGTATTTATTTTATTAGACTATACAATTGGTTTGTTATTTTTTTTTGATATTGGGCTTAGCAACCGCCTACTTCGCCACCTGTATCATGAACTTGTTCTAGATTTTTTAGTTGCTCATCAGGATAAGCTAATTCCCATGCTTTAAATCCGCCTTTTAACCATTTAACATTTTCGAAACCGAATTTTTGAAGCACGTCTGCAGCTAACAAACCGCGGTGGCCTTTTTTACAATACACCACTACTAAATCGGTTTTTAGGGGAGGATAAAGGAATTGATTTTCCCAGAATTCATCTTTTAAAACATTGAATTCTATTAATCCACGAGGAATATTTACGGCTCCTGGAATATAGCCAGGATTAAACTCATTAGGCTCGCGAACATCGATAAGAACAATAATTTCGCCATCATCAAATAGTTGATGTAATTCTTGAACACTTATTTCAGTAACATTTGGTGCTACTTGTGCTAGTAATTCATCAACATTTTGATATGATTCTTTTGTGCTGCAAGCTGTTATCATAAGTCCGATAAGGACAAAGACAGTAATTTTTAATATGTTTTTTGTTTTCATCAGTATATGTCTTTATTTAAAAATCGATTGAAATATTTTAATTATTTATTATCCCTTTCGGCAAGAAGCTGCTCTAAACGAATTTTATTCTCGAGCAACTCTTTTTCTGCTAAAAGACGAGCTGTTGTATCAAGAATAAAACCTTCAACAGCAACAATTTCTTTATTGTGTACAACGGGAGTCATAGTAACAGTATGATGCCCTACGGATCCATCCTGACAAATACGCGTTACTTCACCATGAGGTATTGTTTCGCCTTTTAGTACTTTTTTAAATGTGATTTCTAATTCTTTAAATTCTTCAGGAGAACGACTCAGAGAATAATGTTTTCCTATTACGTCATCTATAGAGTCAAATTTATAAAGGGAAGCCCAAGCTTTATTTACTTCTTCGTAAATACCCTTACTATTTATCCTAAAATATCCGGCACCGCTATTGGCTACCACATCACGGAATTTTTCTTCTGTTTTCATGCCTAATTTTTCTTCTGTTTCTGCTAATGCGTTATCTAATAGATCACTTTTATCACCACTTGTTTTTAAGCGGGCTTTTGTGATTTTTAATGCTACTTCCATTTCATTAGCAAGCATGGCTCTGGCTCCTTTTTCATCCACTTCTTCCCAACCGGTAATCATAGCTATAATAGCCGATAATGGTTTATGTCCGGTAGTGGTTAAGTAAACATGAACGATAACAAATACTATTAGGAAATAAGCTCCGGCGGTATGTAAATACGCAACAATATCCAAGCCCGCAAGCTGAAAGCCTTGATTAGGATAATTGAGATACATATACGATAGACCTGTAATTCCCATCACAGGTATAACTAACATTTTAAGTCCTAAATAAGTAAACCGTTGTAAAGGATTAAATTTATTGTAAACCAACTTATTAGTAGGGTGTTCAGCACCTTTAAAAATGCCTGTGATATAATATTCTATTTGCTCTTTTAAGAGTTTGGTTGTGGGAATATATTGTCTCCACTCCCCTGTGGTAAAATGCCAGAAAATTGCAAATACAACCAATATAATGAGTGTCCAAGAAGCAGTATCATGAGTCCAAACGGCTGTTCTATATCCGAGAATCTCGAAAGTACCATGAATTTCTAATCCGGTGATGGCTAATGCAAAAATTAGAAGAACTTGCATCCAATGCCAAAATCTTTCAAATGCTTGATAAATATATATTTTCATCTTTTTTGATTTTTCTTGTTTAATAGTTTCTTATCTATATTAATCGTGTAAGCAATTTTTACGCATAAGGATACGTAGACCACCGTGAATAACAACTCCAATAAATGACAGTATAATCAGGATTAATCCGATATTATCTATCCAAGCGTTTGAATCTCTTCCGGGCATATAAAAATCAGTAAGCGAGGCCAATCGTCCGTCGGTACTATTTGTGTGACATTCAATACAGGTTAAAGATTGGCTTGCGGGACTAACTTGATGATTAAGAGGCCAATACATTTCCGTTTCAATAAAACCGTATTCGCCACTATAAGGTAAACCAACGTATTCCATTCCTTTCTCAATAGCCAAATTCCAGTCAAAGTCTTTCCAATATGCACCCTCTCCTTTCTTTTTAGCATATGTATTAACCTGTACGAGTGTATTATTTATTACATCATATGGTTGTTTTCCACGATGTACTTTTACAGGCCATATTTTTGAGCATCCTTTGGTTTTACAATTAGCTCCTTTATCGGAATATGCACCATCAAGAGTGTTCATTTGAACAGGAATTTCGGAAATAGTGTCTGTAATTAAATGGTGATCGGCTAAGCCGTTAAACCAGTAATACTCCGGTTTTACATTTTGATCCCATACAAACGAACCTTTAATAGAGAGGTAGTTGTGATTTCCATCGGCATCAGATTCGTGAATTGTATTTCCATCTTCATCTAATCTACCGGCAGTTGACCAGTCCCACCACATTTTAGTGCTATTAGCTTTAGCATAAAAAGGAATATGACAGGTTTGACATGCAATACGAAGACCATGTTTATTTAATAAATCGTCTTTATGTGGAGCTTCGGTATGGCATTGTGCACAGCTTATACGATTTTTATTTTCTGATGAAAGTGCATAAAGCTTGCCGGTTATATTGTGATTTTCTGTTATATGACATTCTATACAACTCATGTTTTCGCCATCAGTACCCATATGAACATCAATTTCTGTGGAACAATTGTCCATAGCTTTATCTAAATCGCCATGTTTTACATTGTTTCCACCACCTCCCCAATAATGACAAATGCCACAGTTGGCTCTTTCCGGTGGTGCTACACTTTGTGCAACTATGTTAAGGTTAATTCCCTCATAAGGATAGCCTGCTTTTCCGGGTTCTTTTTTATAAATTCCTGATTGATCATGACAAACTAAACAATCAATATTTTCTTTTTTATTGAAATCGAAAGTTTCATCTTTCCAACCGTAACCAATATGACATCGAGTACAGGTTTCTCGATTTGAGGAAGTGCCAATACAAAAGTTATTGAGAATATTTTTCTTTCCTAAAGAAACTTCTCCACGACCATTAAGTTTTTCGGTTCGTTCCCAAGTCCAATGGTTATTAGCCATAATTTCAGTATGTCTTTCATTATGGCAACTCAAACAGGCTAAAGTAACATCCTGTGGTCGTTTAAAATCTTGTTGCAATACTGCAAACTTACTGTGATCAACAACTTTTCGGTTTACCCGATCGGCTTTTCTCACATAGTTTGTTAGTTTTATCGTTGATTGATTATCTGTTTCTTCCTCATTGCTTTGAGCTGCAAATAAAGCCGAAATTGGAAACAGAATAATCAGTACGAAGTAAATGGTTTTTTTCATAATCTAAATTTTAGTCGACTGTGTTTAATACTCGTTAATTGATTCACAACAAAACTAAATAAATCGTTAATTGAATAACAGTAATGGGAGTACAAATACAATAGACCAAAAAATGAAATAAATCATACATAAACTGACATATATCAATATTTGGATTGATATTTAAAATGAAGTATTAGCGAATATCATTCTAATTTATTAGAACACTGCATTTTATAAATTTATAAGGGCTATAATCCGAGATATTATTTAGAAAAATTTAAAAATGACTTAAAAAATTAGAATCATGATTTATTAAAAGTCTGTTTTTTATCGGCATAAAAAAGTAAAACCACAAATATTATTTAGAAAAGAAAAAAGAAAAAGCACATAATAACCTTATATTAAGAGTATTATAAATTCATATCTTCTCGCTTATTTAGAATGGTTTTTAAAAAAGGAAGTTTAAAAAACTTAGCAAAAAACTATATATCTTTATATCATAAAATATTAGTAGTTATGAATACGCAACCAAAATCGGGTTATCTATGTTTTTTTACAACGCTTAAATTAACTGGTTTTAATCCCAAAGGAAAAAATGAATGGATGATTTTAGAATCTAACTCGGCACCGGGTTATTATTCTAAAGCTAACTTTCCCATTAATGAACATCGTCAATTTGATAGACATTTGTATATAATTGTTAAAAGACCCGCTCCGTGTTTTCAGGATTTGGTTT
It contains:
- a CDS encoding rhodanese-like domain-containing protein, giving the protein MKTKNILKITVFVLIGLMITACSTKESYQNVDELLAQVAPNVTEISVQELHQLFDDGEIIVLIDVREPNEFNPGYIPGAVNIPRGLIEFNVLKDEFWENQFLYPPLKTDLVVVYCKKGHRGLLAADVLQKFGFENVKWLKGGFKAWELAYPDEQLKNLEQVHDTGGEVGGC
- a CDS encoding sulfurtransferase, producing the protein MKNTKQIYGLILAFLFLVPSLFAQGLFDAKGYAKAAKDKNVKVISVQSAKNYRVSHLRNAINIDLKALTKEGKPEGVLKPAADVAQYLGDHGISNTNTIIVYDDGNNKYAGRMYWILKYMGVADVKILQKDMKAWRAARIPLTPAPTKASKANFTANTDASIFVDTEWVKANLKNANVLFVDARAPKEYMGTDGKSPGHIPGAINLEWKSFGKEGGVLKSNEEIVNMLNAAGITSDKTIVFYCGTAVRAGLPFFVLSSLLDYPNVKVYDEAMNGWSFDSANPIEK
- a CDS encoding tetrathionate reductase family octaheme c-type cytochrome, which gives rise to MKKTIYFVLIILFPISALFAAQSNEEETDNQSTIKLTNYVRKADRVNRKVVDHSKFAVLQQDFKRPQDVTLACLSCHNERHTEIMANNHWTWERTEKLNGRGEVSLGKKNILNNFCIGTSSNRETCTRCHIGYGWKDETFDFNKKENIDCLVCHDQSGIYKKEPGKAGYPYEGINLNIVAQSVAPPERANCGICHYWGGGGNNVKHGDLDKAMDNCSTEIDVHMGTDGENMSCIECHITENHNITGKLYALSSENKNRISCAQCHTEAPHKDDLLNKHGLRIACQTCHIPFYAKANSTKMWWDWSTAGRLDEDGNTIHESDADGNHNYLSIKGSFVWDQNVKPEYYWFNGLADHHLITDTISEIPVQMNTLDGAYSDKGANCKTKGCSKIWPVKVHRGKQPYDVINNTLVQVNTYAKKKGEGAYWKDFDWNLAIEKGMEYVGLPYSGEYGFIETEMYWPLNHQVSPASQSLTCIECHTNSTDGRLASLTDFYMPGRDSNAWIDNIGLILIILSFIGVVIHGGLRILMRKNCLHD
- a CDS encoding cytochrome b/b6 domain-containing protein, which gives rise to MKIYIYQAFERFWHWMQVLLIFALAITGLEIHGTFEILGYRTAVWTHDTASWTLIILVVFAIFWHFTTGEWRQYIPTTKLLKEQIEYYITGIFKGAEHPTNKLVYNKFNPLQRFTYLGLKMLVIPVMGITGLSYMYLNYPNQGFQLAGLDIVAYLHTAGAYFLIVFVIVHVYLTTTGHKPLSAIIAMITGWEEVDEKGARAMLANEMEVALKITKARLKTSGDKSDLLDNALAETEEKLGMKTEEKFRDVVANSGAGYFRINSKGIYEEVNKAWASLYKFDSIDDVIGKHYSLSRSPEEFKELEITFKKVLKGETIPHGEVTRICQDGSVGHHTVTMTPVVHNKEIVAVEGFILDTTARLLAEKELLENKIRLEQLLAERDNK